One genomic segment of Rhizobium gallicum bv. gallicum R602sp includes these proteins:
- a CDS encoding transglycosylase SLT domain-containing protein — protein sequence MRTRTLLALVLLALAAGCATEPRQTRNICAVFEQRNGFFSNWQHAAERAEKKYAVPVPILMATMYVESGFQPNARPPRTKLFGFIPWTRPSTAYGYSQALDGTWDHYQSATGNWAARRTNFADAIDFIGWYHYSNSQATGIQLNDAYRLYIAYYSGPKGYKRGDWRSNAQLQKTAQRFADMAATYQRQLQGCD from the coding sequence TTGCGTACCCGGACTCTTCTCGCCCTGGTGCTGCTGGCGCTCGCCGCCGGCTGCGCCACGGAGCCTCGTCAGACCAGAAACATCTGCGCCGTCTTCGAACAGCGCAACGGCTTCTTCAGCAACTGGCAGCACGCGGCCGAGCGCGCCGAGAAGAAATACGCCGTGCCGGTGCCGATTCTGATGGCGACGATGTATGTGGAATCCGGTTTCCAGCCGAACGCGCGCCCGCCGCGTACGAAGCTTTTTGGCTTCATTCCCTGGACGCGTCCGTCGACCGCCTACGGCTATTCGCAGGCGCTCGACGGCACCTGGGACCACTATCAGTCGGCAACCGGCAATTGGGCTGCGCGGCGCACCAATTTCGCCGACGCGATCGACTTCATCGGCTGGTACCACTACAGCAACAGCCAGGCGACGGGCATCCAGCTCAACGACGCCTACAGGCTTTACATCGCCTACTATTCGGGGCCGAAGGGTTACAAGCGCGGCGACTGGCGCTCGAATGCGCAGTTGCAGAAGACGGCACAGAGGTTTGCCGATATGGCAGCGACCTATCAGCGGCAGTTGCAGGGGTGTGATTGA
- a CDS encoding CAP domain-containing protein, giving the protein MTSIDLSRRNLLRISGLVLLTGVASCTTAPRMSSTPSDGDDETAAALPLVNQLRAKSGLTALRVDPAASAAAIYQAKRMASAGKMTHLMGMADSFGARVTKSGVQLPAAENIAAGQQSVEAAVTAWINSQHHLENMLGRYNGLGVAVAHNTSSRNIPYWAMVLSS; this is encoded by the coding sequence ATGACATCGATCGATCTTTCCAGGCGCAATCTGCTGCGCATATCAGGCCTTGTCCTCCTGACGGGCGTCGCAAGCTGCACGACCGCACCCAGAATGTCCTCCACGCCTTCGGACGGGGACGACGAGACGGCGGCGGCGCTGCCGCTCGTCAACCAGCTTCGTGCCAAAAGCGGCCTGACGGCGCTTCGCGTCGATCCGGCGGCAAGCGCTGCGGCAATCTACCAGGCCAAGCGAATGGCAAGCGCCGGCAAGATGACGCATCTGATGGGCATGGCCGACAGTTTCGGCGCACGCGTGACGAAAAGCGGCGTGCAGCTTCCAGCGGCCGAAAACATCGCAGCCGGCCAGCAGAGCGTCGAGGCCGCGGTGACGGCCTGGATCAACTCGCAGCACCATCTCGAAAACATGCTGGGACGCTATAATGGGCTCGGGGTGGCCGTTGCGCACAATACGTCTTCCCGGAACATACCTTATTGGGCCATGGTTCTTTCCAGCTGA
- a CDS encoding TIGR02186 family protein codes for MKRLRLCLFGLFCLLPGIAAAQMLLPGQNSEEEREGLEIGTSSSEIAITSDFRGADLTIFGALTNTDNLLLAVGQYDVVVVLEGPREDATVRKKERVFGIWINTDSMTFEGVPHSYSMSSSRSIDDVVTPLDLTDQGIGIDHIPLTPVGFVGDGSSLGEFRTAFRRLQQTGGLYERDPTGVRFVSSNLFKASLRLPANIPNGVHTVRAYLFKSGVFVTQKSVPLRVIKTGIEQMLTDAAHEQPIPYGMFAVFLAIVTGWGASIVFRKD; via the coding sequence ATGAAGCGCCTGCGCCTTTGCCTCTTCGGTCTCTTCTGCCTGCTGCCGGGGATTGCCGCAGCGCAGATGCTGCTGCCGGGACAGAATTCCGAAGAAGAGCGCGAGGGGCTGGAGATCGGCACGTCCAGCAGCGAAATCGCCATCACGTCCGATTTCCGCGGCGCGGACCTGACGATCTTCGGGGCGCTGACCAATACCGACAACCTTTTGCTTGCCGTCGGCCAATACGACGTCGTCGTCGTTCTTGAGGGGCCGCGCGAAGATGCGACGGTGCGCAAGAAAGAACGCGTCTTCGGCATCTGGATCAATACCGACTCGATGACCTTCGAGGGCGTGCCGCATTCCTATTCGATGTCGAGCTCGCGCTCGATCGACGACGTCGTGACACCGCTCGACCTCACCGATCAGGGGATCGGCATCGACCATATTCCACTGACCCCCGTCGGCTTCGTCGGAGACGGCAGCAGCCTCGGCGAGTTCCGCACCGCCTTCCGGCGGCTGCAGCAGACCGGCGGGCTCTACGAGCGCGACCCGACCGGCGTGCGCTTCGTCAGTTCCAATCTTTTCAAGGCAAGCCTTCGCCTGCCGGCCAACATTCCGAACGGCGTGCATACGGTGCGCGCCTATCTCTTCAAGAGCGGTGTGTTCGTGACGCAAAAGTCGGTGCCGCTGCGCGTCATCAAGACCGGTATCGAGCAGATGCTCACCGATGCGGCTCATGAACAGCCCATTCCCTATGGCATGTTCGCCGTGTTCCTGGCGATCGTGACCGGCTGGGGCGCAAGCATCGTCTTCCGCAAGGATTGA
- a CDS encoding winged helix-turn-helix transcriptional regulator: MDDRHRSGCPINLTLEILGDRWSLIVIRDIMFGNRRHFRELLQNSQEGIASNILADRLRRLVDKGLLTRQDDPTHKQKAIYSLTEMAIDLVPLFAHMGAWGRRHLPASEELSIRAELLENGGLRLWEDFMDELRAKHLGKQLPPGTPSVLGRLTEAYLDVVAKKKQSA, translated from the coding sequence ATGGACGACCGTCACCGCTCCGGCTGCCCGATCAATCTGACGCTGGAAATCCTCGGCGACCGATGGAGCCTGATCGTCATTCGCGACATCATGTTCGGCAATCGCCGTCACTTCCGCGAGCTGCTGCAGAATTCGCAGGAGGGCATCGCCTCGAACATCCTTGCCGACCGCCTGCGCCGCCTCGTGGACAAGGGCTTGCTGACCAGGCAGGACGATCCCACGCATAAGCAGAAAGCCATCTATAGTCTCACCGAAATGGCGATCGACCTCGTGCCGCTCTTTGCCCATATGGGCGCGTGGGGCCGCAGGCATCTGCCGGCCTCTGAAGAGCTCTCCATTCGCGCCGAGTTGTTGGAAAATGGCGGCCTGCGGCTTTGGGAAGATTTCATGGATGAATTGCGGGCCAAACACCTGGGCAAGCAACTGCCACCCGGAACGCCCTCTGTGCTAGGCCGTCTGACCGAAGCCTATCTCGACGTCGTTGCGAAAAAGAAACAGTCCGCCTGA
- a CDS encoding YitT family protein, giving the protein MAQLIGALGIWNTSATRHTPLEDAQGIFSGSLVSALGLYVLASAGLLTGSTAGIAFLLHYTFGVNFGLAFFLLNLPFFYLSLKRLGIAFTIKTFVAIGLTSVLADVQSRFFEISSIHPAWAALLGGLLLGFGLLALYRHRASLGGVGILGIYMQERFGIRAGLVQLSVDMCVLAAAFFVTTPPVVIYSVVGAVVLNLFLTINHRADRYIAL; this is encoded by the coding sequence ATGGCTCAACTCATCGGTGCCCTCGGTATCTGGAACACCAGCGCAACGCGCCATACGCCGCTCGAAGATGCGCAGGGCATATTCTCCGGCAGCCTCGTGTCGGCACTTGGCCTTTATGTGCTCGCCAGCGCCGGGCTTCTCACCGGCAGTACGGCCGGCATCGCCTTCCTGCTGCACTATACTTTCGGCGTGAATTTCGGCCTTGCCTTCTTCCTGCTCAACCTGCCGTTTTTCTATCTCTCCTTGAAGCGTCTCGGCATCGCCTTCACGATAAAGACCTTTGTCGCCATCGGTCTCACGTCGGTGCTTGCCGATGTGCAGTCGCGTTTTTTTGAGATTTCCAGCATCCATCCGGCCTGGGCAGCGCTACTCGGCGGCTTGCTTCTCGGCTTCGGCCTGCTTGCGCTTTACCGCCACCGCGCCAGTCTCGGCGGCGTTGGCATTCTCGGCATCTACATGCAGGAGCGTTTCGGCATCCGCGCCGGTCTCGTGCAGCTTTCCGTCGACATGTGCGTGCTTGCCGCCGCCTTTTTCGTCACCACGCCGCCGGTGGTCATCTATTCCGTTGTCGGTGCGGTTGTCCTCAATCTCTTCCTGACCATCAACCACCGCGCGGATCGTTACATCGCGCTTTAG
- a CDS encoding RrF2 family transcriptional regulator — MKMGDGVEQAIHSVAMLSGLSEGSVLSAAAIAEFHGVSTSYLLKHLQALSGAGILDTVPGPKGGYKLGKVPEDISLLDIVLAVEGPAAAFRCAEIRQRGPNPLPQRYFAKPCQISAAMQKAERAYRTELAKISIADILAELSAADDGGIAARGCAFLETHERKKAL, encoded by the coding sequence ATGAAAATGGGCGACGGCGTCGAACAGGCGATCCACAGCGTCGCGATGCTTTCCGGGCTTTCGGAAGGCAGCGTGCTGTCGGCGGCTGCGATCGCAGAGTTTCATGGCGTTTCGACGAGTTACCTGCTGAAGCACCTGCAGGCGCTATCCGGCGCGGGCATTCTCGACACAGTGCCAGGGCCGAAGGGCGGATATAAGCTTGGGAAAGTGCCAGAGGATATTTCCCTGCTCGATATCGTGCTTGCCGTCGAAGGACCGGCAGCAGCGTTCCGATGTGCTGAAATCCGCCAGCGCGGGCCAAACCCGCTGCCGCAGCGCTATTTCGCCAAGCCTTGCCAGATCAGCGCTGCAATGCAGAAGGCCGAACGCGCCTACCGCACCGAACTTGCCAAGATCAGTATCGCCGACATCCTGGCCGAGCTTTCCGCCGCAGATGATGGCGGGATCGCCGCACGCGGCTGCGCATTCCTTGAGACCCACGAACGCAAAAAGGCTCTCTGA
- a CDS encoding YitT family protein, with translation MAGKAALAGLVNSSSDRHSLFDDAQGLVAGSMLAVLGVSLLSSAGLLAGGTAGMAFLMHYATGWSFGLCFFAVNLPFYYLAFRRLGPAFTVKTFVAIALTSVLSEIAPRFIGLSHVDPVAGALFGGLVIGAGMLALFRHRASLGGIGILALYIQDRFGWRAGFVQLGFDGLVLALSFFVASPFIIASSVLGAVVLNLTLAINHRKDRYIAM, from the coding sequence ATGGCAGGAAAAGCCGCTCTCGCCGGACTTGTGAATTCGTCGTCGGACAGACACTCGCTTTTCGATGACGCACAGGGACTTGTGGCGGGCAGCATGCTCGCAGTGCTCGGCGTCTCGCTTCTCTCCAGCGCCGGCCTTCTGGCAGGCGGCACGGCGGGCATGGCATTCCTGATGCACTATGCGACGGGCTGGAGCTTCGGCCTGTGCTTCTTTGCGGTGAACCTGCCGTTCTATTATCTCGCCTTCCGCCGCCTCGGCCCCGCCTTCACAGTCAAGACCTTTGTGGCGATTGCACTTACTTCCGTGCTTTCGGAAATCGCGCCGCGTTTCATCGGGCTCTCGCACGTCGATCCCGTCGCCGGTGCTCTCTTCGGCGGTCTGGTCATCGGCGCGGGCATGCTGGCGCTGTTCCGCCATCGCGCAAGCCTCGGCGGCATCGGCATCCTGGCGCTTTACATCCAGGATCGCTTCGGCTGGCGCGCAGGCTTCGTTCAGCTCGGTTTCGATGGCCTCGTCCTGGCGCTCTCCTTCTTCGTCGCCAGCCCCTTCATCATCGCCTCTTCGGTGCTCGGCGCCGTGGTGCTCAACCTCACGCTCGCCATCAACCATCGCAAAGACCGCTATATCGCCATGTGA
- a CDS encoding ligase-associated DNA damage response DEXH box helicase: protein MDQIDTEARAALPAPFIRWFAEKGWRPRAHQLELLARAEAGESTLLIAPTGAGKTLAGFLPALTDLTRRGKRRSGVAFKGIHTLYVSPLKALAVDIERNLMKPVGEMGLPVTVENRTGDTPNAKRQRQRLNPPDILLTTPEQVALLLANKEAERFFKDLKYVVFDELHSLVTSKRGHMLSLGLARLRRLAPGLSTIGLSATVAEPIDLQKWLVAQEEGRERHAGLVTVEGGAKPDISILSTDEHIPWAGHSARYAIPDIYRQLTEHQTTLLFVNTRSQAEMLFQELWTVNEENLPIALHHGSLDVAQRRKVEAAMAANRLRAVVATSTLDLGIDWGDVDLVIHVGAPKGASRLAQRIGRANHRMDEPSKAILVPANRFEVMECQAALDANYIGAQDTPPVGRGALDALAQHVLGMACAEPFDMLELYDEVRSASPYADLSWETFEQIVDFVATGGYALRTYERYARIRKTKEGLWRVSNPQVAQQYRLNLGTIVESPMLNIRMVKRGATGKIGRGGGTLGKVEEYFLEQLSAGDTFIFSGKVLRFEGIRENEALVSQAFSFDPKIPSYAGGKFPLSTYLADQVRSMLADPDRWHHLPDQVRDWLSLQKDKSMLPKRDELLIETFPRGSRAYMVAYPFEGRLAHQTLGMLLTRRLERAGAKPLGFVATDYSLGIWGLEDMGLMIRNDRLGLSDLFDEDMLGDDLEAWLDESFLLKRTFRNCAVIAGLIERRHPGKEKTGRQVTVSADLIYDVLRSHEPDHILLQATRQDAASGLLDISRLGDMLRRIKGHITHRALDHISPLAVPVMLEIGKEAVHGEAHDAVLAEAAEDLIAEAMA, encoded by the coding sequence GTGGACCAGATCGATACCGAAGCCCGCGCCGCCTTGCCCGCCCCCTTCATCCGCTGGTTCGCGGAAAAGGGCTGGCGGCCACGCGCTCATCAGCTGGAATTGCTGGCCCGCGCCGAAGCCGGCGAAAGCACGCTGCTGATCGCGCCGACCGGCGCCGGCAAGACGCTTGCCGGTTTCCTGCCGGCGCTGACCGATCTCACCCGCCGCGGCAAGCGCCGGTCGGGTGTCGCCTTCAAAGGCATCCACACGCTCTATGTTTCGCCGCTGAAAGCACTTGCCGTCGATATCGAGCGCAACCTCATGAAGCCGGTAGGGGAGATGGGCCTGCCCGTCACCGTGGAGAACCGCACCGGCGACACGCCGAACGCCAAGCGACAGCGCCAGAGGCTCAATCCGCCCGATATCCTGCTGACGACGCCGGAGCAGGTAGCGCTTTTGCTCGCCAACAAGGAGGCCGAACGGTTCTTCAAGGACTTGAAGTATGTCGTTTTCGACGAGCTCCATTCTCTGGTCACGTCGAAGCGTGGCCACATGCTGTCCCTTGGTCTCGCCCGGCTACGCCGCCTTGCGCCAGGCCTCAGCACCATCGGCCTCTCTGCCACGGTTGCCGAACCGATCGACCTGCAGAAATGGCTGGTTGCGCAGGAGGAGGGCAGGGAACGGCACGCAGGTCTCGTGACCGTCGAAGGCGGCGCCAAGCCGGATATCTCGATCCTTTCGACGGATGAGCACATCCCCTGGGCCGGCCATTCCGCCAGATACGCGATCCCCGATATTTACAGGCAGCTGACCGAGCATCAAACGACGCTGCTTTTCGTCAACACGCGATCGCAGGCCGAAATGCTTTTCCAGGAACTCTGGACGGTCAACGAGGAAAACCTGCCGATCGCTTTGCATCACGGCTCGCTCGATGTCGCCCAGCGCCGCAAGGTGGAGGCCGCGATGGCGGCCAACAGGCTGCGCGCTGTCGTCGCCACCTCGACGCTCGATCTCGGGATCGACTGGGGCGATGTCGATCTCGTCATCCATGTCGGTGCGCCGAAGGGTGCCTCGCGCCTTGCCCAGCGCATCGGCCGTGCCAATCACCGCATGGACGAGCCCTCCAAGGCGATCCTCGTTCCCGCCAACCGGTTCGAGGTCATGGAATGCCAGGCAGCCCTCGACGCCAACTATATCGGCGCACAGGACACCCCGCCCGTCGGGCGCGGCGCGCTCGATGCGCTTGCCCAGCACGTGCTCGGCATGGCCTGCGCCGAACCCTTCGATATGCTGGAACTCTACGATGAGGTAAGGAGCGCCTCGCCGTATGCCGATCTCTCCTGGGAAACCTTCGAGCAGATCGTCGATTTCGTCGCGACCGGCGGCTATGCGCTACGCACCTACGAACGATATGCGCGTATCCGCAAAACGAAGGAGGGCCTCTGGCGTGTCTCCAATCCGCAGGTTGCCCAGCAGTACCGCTTGAATCTCGGCACCATCGTCGAAAGCCCGATGCTGAACATCCGGATGGTGAAGCGTGGCGCGACAGGCAAGATTGGCCGCGGCGGCGGCACCCTCGGCAAGGTGGAGGAATATTTTCTCGAACAGCTTTCTGCGGGCGACACCTTCATCTTCTCCGGTAAGGTGCTCCGCTTCGAAGGCATCCGCGAAAACGAGGCGCTTGTTTCCCAGGCCTTCTCCTTTGATCCGAAAATCCCGTCCTATGCCGGCGGCAAGTTTCCGCTTTCGACCTATCTTGCCGACCAGGTGCGATCGATGCTCGCCGATCCCGACCGTTGGCACCATCTGCCGGATCAGGTCCGCGACTGGCTGTCGCTGCAAAAGGACAAGTCGATGCTCCCGAAGCGCGACGAACTGCTGATCGAGACTTTTCCGCGCGGCAGCCGCGCCTACATGGTGGCCTATCCATTCGAGGGCCGCCTCGCGCATCAGACGCTCGGCATGCTGCTTACCCGGCGCCTGGAGCGGGCCGGCGCCAAGCCGCTCGGTTTCGTGGCAACTGATTATTCGCTCGGCATCTGGGGGCTGGAAGACATGGGCCTGATGATCCGCAACGACCGTCTCGGCCTTTCCGATCTCTTCGATGAGGATATGCTCGGTGACGATCTCGAAGCCTGGCTCGACGAATCCTTCCTGCTGAAGCGCACCTTCCGCAATTGTGCCGTGATTGCAGGCTTGATCGAGCGCCGTCACCCTGGCAAGGAAAAGACCGGGCGGCAGGTCACCGTATCCGCCGATCTGATCTACGACGTGCTGCGCAGCCACGAGCCGGACCATATCCTGCTACAGGCGACGCGCCAGGATGCAGCGAGCGGGCTTTTGGATATTTCCCGGCTTGGCGATATGCTGAGACGAATCAAGGGCCACATTACGCATCGCGCATTGGATCATATTTCCCCGCTCGCAGTGCCGGTGATGCTGGAGATCGGCAAGGAGGCTGTTCACGGCGAGGCCCACGATGCCGTGCTCGCCGAAGCGGCCGAAGATCTGATCGCCGAAGCCATGGCTTGA
- a CDS encoding universal stress protein yields MTNREPAKTIIDEAAQRGCDLIAMASHGRRLYRIHGRQHDDEGTCPFKNPVLVYR; encoded by the coding sequence GTGACCAACCGCGAACCGGCAAAGACCATCATCGACGAAGCCGCGCAGCGCGGCTGCGACCTGATCGCCATGGCATCGCACGGGCGAAGGCTTTACCGCATTCATGGTCGGCAGCATGACGATGAAGGTACTTGCCCATTCAAAAACCCGGTTCTTGTCTACCGCTGA
- the pdeM gene encoding ligase-associated DNA damage response endonuclease PdeM codes for MNRLALARELNGLVPMPGVETSVHGVAAVCDPLGALYLPDAGVLVVSDLHLEKGAAFARRGMLLPPYDTLATLTVLSAVITRYNPKLVVSLGDNFHDRVGSAHLPETFRSLIVNMARGREWIWINGNHDPDGTVDLPGSSVDEMHYAGLTFRHEPKGGRQSGEIAGHLHPAATVRRREKAVRRPCFATDGARLLMPAFGVMSGGLDLGHKALTGLFDRSSLVAHLLGRDRIYSVRFANLRS; via the coding sequence ATGAACCGCTTGGCGCTTGCGCGTGAATTGAACGGATTGGTCCCGATGCCGGGCGTCGAAACCAGTGTTCATGGCGTTGCGGCTGTCTGCGATCCGCTCGGCGCGCTCTACCTGCCGGATGCCGGCGTCCTCGTCGTTTCCGACCTGCATCTCGAAAAGGGCGCCGCCTTCGCCCGCCGCGGCATGCTATTGCCGCCTTACGACACGCTGGCGACGCTGACGGTGCTCAGCGCCGTCATCACCCGCTACAATCCGAAACTTGTCGTCTCCCTCGGCGACAATTTCCACGACCGCGTCGGCTCGGCGCATCTACCGGAGACTTTCCGCTCCCTGATCGTCAATATGGCCCGCGGCCGCGAATGGATCTGGATCAACGGCAACCACGACCCTGACGGCACGGTCGATCTGCCCGGCTCTTCGGTCGATGAAATGCACTACGCCGGCCTGACCTTCCGTCACGAGCCGAAAGGTGGGCGGCAGAGCGGTGAAATCGCCGGTCACCTGCACCCCGCGGCCACTGTCCGCCGCCGGGAAAAAGCCGTCCGCCGCCCCTGCTTCGCCACCGACGGCGCCCGCCTCCTCATGCCCGCCTTCGGCGTCATGAGCGGCGGACTGGATCTCGGTCACAAGGCGTTGACGGGCCTGTTCGACAGGTCGTCCCTGGTCGCTCATCTTCTGGGGCGGGATCGGATTTATTCGGTGAGATTCGCGAATTTGCGCAGCTGA
- a CDS encoding dihydrofolate reductase family protein, with protein sequence MRKLVVWNLMTLDGYFEGKKPWDIDFHNLVWGPELQKYSEQLGEEGDLLVFGRKTYEGMAAYWPTAEENDKIKQYMNNTAKIAVSRTMKEPGWNNARIVSDPVSELQKLKKEDGKTIFIFGSAELSDAMLKAGLVDEIRICLVPVVLGAGNPHFKTATAQLPLKLLEATPLKTGAVILRYEPASAA encoded by the coding sequence ATGAGAAAGCTTGTTGTCTGGAATCTGATGACGCTCGACGGCTACTTCGAAGGCAAAAAGCCCTGGGACATCGACTTCCACAATCTGGTCTGGGGGCCGGAACTGCAGAAATACTCCGAACAATTGGGCGAGGAAGGCGACCTGCTCGTCTTCGGCCGCAAGACCTACGAGGGCATGGCCGCCTATTGGCCGACGGCGGAAGAGAACGACAAGATCAAGCAATACATGAACAACACCGCAAAGATCGCCGTGTCGCGGACGATGAAAGAGCCGGGCTGGAACAATGCCCGCATTGTCAGCGATCCGGTTTCCGAGCTTCAAAAGCTCAAGAAGGAGGATGGCAAAACGATTTTCATCTTCGGCAGCGCCGAACTCAGCGACGCGATGCTGAAGGCCGGTCTTGTCGACGAGATCCGCATCTGCCTGGTGCCGGTGGTTCTCGGTGCGGGCAATCCGCACTTCAAGACGGCGACGGCGCAGCTACCGCTGAAGCTGCTGGAAGCGACACCGTTGAAGACCGGCGCGGTGATCTTGCGTTACGAGCCGGCGAGCGCAGCGTGA
- a CDS encoding carboxymuconolactone decarboxylase family protein, whose protein sequence is MQARFNFAKAAPEAYKAVAALEQYVQSSGLERRFIHLIKLRASQINGCAYCVDMHVKEARHDGLGEQWINLICAWKESPVYDARERALLGWVDAVTKIAETGAPDADFEALKAHFSEEEITKITVAIGTINVWNRLAVGFRSQHPIDQPAKAA, encoded by the coding sequence ATGCAGGCACGTTTCAACTTCGCAAAGGCCGCGCCGGAAGCCTACAAGGCGGTTGCCGCCCTGGAGCAATATGTCCAGAGTTCCGGCCTCGAGCGCCGCTTCATCCACCTCATCAAGCTGCGCGCCTCGCAGATCAACGGCTGCGCCTATTGCGTCGACATGCACGTCAAGGAAGCCCGCCATGACGGTCTTGGCGAACAGTGGATCAACCTGATCTGCGCCTGGAAGGAATCGCCAGTCTATGACGCGAGGGAACGCGCCCTGCTCGGCTGGGTCGATGCTGTCACGAAGATCGCAGAGACCGGCGCACCGGATGCGGACTTCGAAGCCCTCAAAGCGCATTTCAGTGAGGAGGAAATCACCAAGATCACGGTGGCGATCGGCACGATCAACGTCTGGAACCGGCTGGCCGTCGGCTTCCGCAGCCAACATCCGATCGATCAGCCGGCGAAGGCTGCGTGA
- a CDS encoding DUF6460 domain-containing protein, with translation MSDQVNKFLGDSLGRTLVKLLVVSLIVGFVMTVFGWAPLDLVYSIRDFIREIWYRGFSALGRIGDYLLLGATVVIPIFIIIRLFNFRR, from the coding sequence ATGTCCGATCAGGTAAACAAATTTCTGGGCGACTCGCTCGGCCGCACATTGGTGAAGCTCTTGGTCGTTTCGCTGATTGTCGGTTTCGTGATGACCGTTTTCGGATGGGCGCCGCTGGACCTCGTCTATAGCATCCGCGATTTCATCCGCGAGATCTGGTACCGGGGTTTTTCGGCTCTCGGCCGCATCGGTGATTATCTGCTGCTTGGTGCAACCGTCGTCATTCCGATCTTCATTATCATCCGACTTTTCAACTTCCGCCGGTAA
- a CDS encoding class I SAM-dependent DNA methyltransferase — protein MQQSQLSSGDVIADRRADYAKMLNEGGEPDAAAELMEQALELTPVWAAGWYRLATYRENAGKVESAIEAYRKTLALDPEDTFGASLKLALLGDSETPDRPPSRYVERLFDDYAARFETSLVEKLDYTVPQKLAALVASTGRKYSLAVDLGCGTGLLGPEICARAGRLEGYDLSQNMLAKAAEKAIYHHLARADLSLAPEGSGVFADGAEYRADLIAAADVLMYLGNLESTFAIVDRLATSGADFAFSVEDAGEGDGFHLGPSLRYAHTESYVRSLCRRCGFELIETVKTTIRKDGGKPVAGILFLARR, from the coding sequence ATGCAGCAAAGCCAGCTTTCCTCCGGCGACGTCATCGCCGACCGCCGTGCCGACTATGCGAAGATGCTTAACGAGGGTGGCGAGCCGGATGCGGCCGCCGAACTGATGGAGCAGGCGCTGGAGCTGACGCCCGTCTGGGCTGCCGGCTGGTATCGCCTCGCGACTTACCGGGAGAATGCCGGCAAAGTGGAATCCGCGATCGAAGCCTATCGCAAGACGCTGGCGCTCGATCCCGAGGATACCTTCGGCGCAAGCCTCAAGCTCGCCCTGCTCGGTGATTCCGAAACGCCGGACCGGCCTCCGAGCCGCTATGTCGAGCGGCTGTTCGATGATTATGCCGCCCGTTTTGAAACCTCGCTCGTCGAAAAGCTGGATTATACCGTTCCGCAGAAACTCGCAGCACTTGTCGCCTCCACCGGCCGCAAATATTCGCTGGCCGTTGATCTCGGCTGCGGCACCGGCCTGCTTGGTCCGGAAATTTGCGCCCGTGCCGGGCGGCTTGAAGGCTACGACCTCTCGCAGAACATGCTCGCCAAGGCCGCGGAGAAGGCAATCTACCATCACTTGGCCCGGGCCGACCTTTCTCTTGCGCCAGAAGGCTCAGGCGTCTTTGCGGATGGCGCAGAATATCGGGCTGATCTGATCGCGGCTGCCGACGTGCTCATGTATCTCGGCAATCTCGAAAGCACCTTCGCAATCGTCGATCGCCTCGCCACATCCGGTGCGGATTTCGCCTTCTCGGTCGAAGACGCGGGCGAGGGCGACGGTTTTCATCTCGGGCCGTCGCTGCGCTACGCTCACACGGAATCCTATGTTCGCAGCCTTTGTCGTCGTTGCGGTTTCGAACTCATCGAAACCGTTAAAACCACGATTCGAAAGGATGGCGGCAAACCGGTCGCCGGCATTCTGTTTCTTGCACGACGATAG